The following coding sequences lie in one Bacteroidota bacterium genomic window:
- a CDS encoding pyridoxal phosphate-dependent aminotransferase: MPKISQKGANMPQSPVRKLVPFAEAAKKRGTKVLHLNIGQPDIKTPEVAIDAVKEFDIKVLEYTHSAGFESYREGLSGYYKQFDIDISKDELIVTTGGSEAISFALGSIMDESDEVIIPEPFYANYNGFATANGVNVVPIESSIDTGFALPPIAEFEKKISDKTKAIMICNPGNPTGYLYSEEELNQLKEIVKKHDLFLIADEVYREFTYDGEEPISVLNIEGLEDNAIVIDSVSKRYSMCGARIGAIVSKNKEVMSTAMKFAQARLSPPTYAQIASEAALKTPKSYFDEVKTEYVQRRNTLVEKLNNIEGVKVPMPKGAFYCVAELPIDDSDKFAQWILEEFDLNGTTVMVSPATGFYSTPGLGKNQVRIAYVLKEEDLIEATEILEAALKVYPGIVK; the protein is encoded by the coding sequence ATGCCTAAGATATCTCAAAAAGGGGCAAATATGCCTCAATCTCCTGTACGTAAATTAGTTCCCTTTGCAGAAGCAGCAAAAAAAAGAGGTACTAAAGTATTGCACTTAAATATCGGCCAGCCTGATATTAAAACTCCTGAAGTAGCTATTGATGCAGTAAAAGAATTTGATATCAAAGTTTTGGAATACACTCATTCAGCAGGTTTTGAATCATATCGTGAAGGACTTTCCGGCTACTACAAACAATTCGATATTGATATTTCTAAAGACGAATTGATTGTTACTACAGGTGGTTCTGAAGCTATTTCTTTTGCATTGGGTAGTATTATGGACGAATCGGATGAGGTAATTATCCCAGAGCCATTCTACGCAAACTACAATGGTTTTGCTACTGCAAATGGTGTAAATGTTGTTCCTATCGAGTCTTCTATCGATACCGGTTTTGCCCTTCCTCCTATTGCAGAGTTCGAGAAAAAAATCAGCGATAAGACTAAGGCTATTATGATCTGTAATCCAGGTAACCCTACTGGTTATTTGTATTCGGAAGAAGAATTAAATCAGTTGAAAGAAATCGTTAAAAAACACGATTTATTCTTAATTGCTGATGAGGTTTACCGTGAATTTACTTACGATGGTGAAGAACCTATTTCGGTACTTAACATCGAAGGACTGGAAGACAACGCTATTGTTATCGATTCAGTTTCTAAACGTTACTCTATGTGTGGTGCTCGTATTGGAGCAATTGTTTCCAAGAACAAAGAAGTTATGTCTACAGCAATGAAATTTGCTCAGGCACGTCTTTCTCCTCCTACATACGCACAAATTGCTTCTGAGGCCGCTTTGAAAACTCCAAAAAGCTATTTTGACGAAGTGAAAACCGAATACGTACAGAGAAGAAATACTCTTGTTGAGAAATTAAATAATATTGAAGGAGTAAAAGTTCCTATGCCTAAAGGTGCATTCTATTGTGTTGCTGAATTGCCAATAGATGATTCTGACAAATTTGCACAGTGGATACTTGAGGAATTCGACCTAAATGGAACTACTGTAATGGTATCGCCGGCTACAGGTTTCTATTCTACACCCGGATTAGGTAAAAATCAGGTTAGAATTGCTTATGTTCTTAAGGAAGAAGATCTGATCGAAGCTACCGAAATTCTGGAAGCTGCCCTTAAAGTCTACCCCGGAATAGTGAAATAA